The following are encoded in a window of Vigna unguiculata cultivar IT97K-499-35 chromosome 8, ASM411807v1, whole genome shotgun sequence genomic DNA:
- the LOC114194011 gene encoding probable calcium-binding protein CML44, with product MCALTRSDLQRIFEKVDVNGDGFLSLEELKMVLEKTGFKYSVEELECLVGKKRLELSEFLVFYECMVKQKNGEEEGGDEIEDVERDLVKTFKVFDLDGDGFITSQELECVLKRLGMWDERCGKDSTSMICSYDTNFDGKLDFQEFKDMMLLTNS from the coding sequence ATGTGTGCCCTAACACGCAGCGATTTGCAGAGGATTTTTGAGAAAGTGGACGTGAATGGAGACGGGTTTTTGAGCCTGGAGGAGCTGAAAATGGTGCTGGAGAAGACGGGTTTCAAGTACAGTGTGGAGGAGTTGGAGTGTCTGGTGGGAAAGAAGAGGCTTGAGTTGAGTGAGTTCTTGGTGTTTTATGAATGTATGGTGAAGCAGAAGAATGGGGAAGAAGAAGGGGGTGATGAGATTGAGGATGTGGAGAGAGACCTTGTGAAGACTTTCAAGGTGTTTGATTTGGATGGAGATGGGTTCATCACAAGCCAAGAACTTGAGTGTGTGTTGAAGAGGCTTGGCATGTGGGATGAAAGGTGTGGGAAGGATAGCACATCCATGATTTGCTCCTATGACACTAATTTTGATGGCAAACTTGATTTTCAGGAATTCAAGGACATGATGCTTCTAACAAATTCTTGA